In Saccharomonospora marina XMU15, one genomic interval encodes:
- the eat gene encoding ethanolamine permease gives MAEHVEYDQVDDNYLRQRQLKRGAAGWLLLAGLGVSYVISGDFAGWNFGLAEGGWGGLLIATVLMAFMYGCMVFGLAEMSSAMPVAGAGYGFARRALGPLGGFATGVAILIEYAIAPAAISIFIGGYIETLGLFGITNSWPVFLVCYIIFIGIHLYGVGEALRLMFAITAVAVVALVAFVVGMVPKFDVDNLFDIVPDDAVAGASSFLPFGITGAMAALVYGIWFFLAIEGVPLAAEEARDPKKDMPRGIIAGMGALVVFAALILLIAPGAAGSSAIASSDNPLPEAVRAAYGGDNFLAQFINYVGLAGLIASFFSIIYAYSRQLFALSRAGYLPRWLSKTGARKTPYLALIVPGTVGFILAAATQDGALLINIAVFGATVSYVLLNLSHIVLRVKEPGMERPYRTPGGIVTTGVSLVLAVAAVIATFVVDEIAAAITACIFLAAIAYFWFYSRHRLVAAAPEEEFAAIKQAESELERD, from the coding sequence GTGGCCGAGCACGTCGAGTACGACCAGGTTGACGACAACTACCTGAGACAGCGCCAACTCAAGCGCGGCGCCGCCGGCTGGCTGTTGCTGGCCGGTCTCGGGGTTTCCTACGTGATCTCCGGTGACTTCGCCGGCTGGAACTTCGGCCTTGCCGAGGGCGGCTGGGGTGGGCTGCTCATCGCCACCGTGCTGATGGCGTTCATGTACGGCTGCATGGTGTTCGGCCTCGCGGAGATGTCGTCGGCCATGCCGGTGGCCGGAGCGGGATACGGCTTCGCCCGGCGTGCACTCGGCCCGCTCGGCGGGTTCGCCACCGGCGTGGCGATCCTGATCGAGTACGCCATCGCACCGGCCGCGATCTCGATCTTCATCGGCGGCTACATCGAGACACTGGGGCTGTTCGGTATCACCAACAGCTGGCCGGTGTTCCTGGTCTGTTACATCATCTTCATCGGCATCCATCTCTACGGCGTCGGCGAGGCACTGCGGCTGATGTTCGCGATCACGGCGGTGGCCGTGGTGGCGCTGGTGGCCTTCGTCGTCGGTATGGTGCCGAAGTTCGACGTGGACAACCTGTTCGACATCGTGCCGGACGACGCCGTGGCGGGCGCGAGCAGTTTCCTGCCGTTCGGCATCACCGGCGCCATGGCCGCACTCGTTTACGGCATCTGGTTCTTCCTCGCCATCGAGGGCGTTCCGCTGGCCGCGGAGGAAGCGCGCGACCCGAAGAAGGACATGCCGCGCGGCATCATCGCGGGCATGGGGGCGCTGGTGGTGTTCGCGGCGCTGATCCTGCTGATCGCGCCCGGTGCCGCAGGATCGAGTGCCATCGCGTCATCTGACAACCCGCTGCCCGAGGCCGTGCGCGCCGCCTACGGCGGGGACAACTTCCTCGCGCAGTTCATCAACTACGTCGGTCTCGCCGGGCTGATCGCGAGCTTCTTCTCGATCATCTACGCCTACTCCCGGCAACTGTTCGCGCTGTCCCGCGCCGGGTACCTGCCGAGGTGGCTGTCGAAGACCGGTGCGCGCAAGACTCCCTACCTGGCGCTCATCGTGCCCGGCACGGTCGGGTTCATCCTCGCCGCCGCCACCCAGGACGGCGCACTGCTGATCAACATCGCGGTCTTCGGAGCCACCGTGTCCTACGTGTTGCTGAACCTTTCCCACATCGTGTTGCGGGTGAAGGAGCCGGGAATGGAGCGGCCCTACCGCACCCCTGGTGGCATCGTGACGACAGGCGTCTCGCTGGTGCTCGCCGTGGCGGCGGTCATCGCCACGTTCGTGGTCGACGAGATCGCGGCGGCCATCACGGCGTGCATCTTCCTCGCCGCGATCGCCTACTTCTGGTTCTACAGCAGGCACCGGCTCGTCGCGGCGGCACCGGAGGAGGAGTTCGCGGCCATCAAGCAGGCGGAGTCCGAACTGGAACGCGACTGA
- a CDS encoding YncE family protein has protein sequence MPGRKATHAWLVRAAAAVILVAPLTAWTAGERELDPATDRFALAPRIYTITPSSEPGAINGPSSVKVWEAETNDLIKEVAVPSDRSDGVSKPHHFMAVPGRNFAFVMAFAPSSSIKVFDMVTNEFTNEIPTGLGARHLEFDPNGAIAYSANFDGDSISVININAQQTMATIPVGDRPNYVEHVRTKNGPRLFVSNFGEDTVTVIDADTYQVIDTITVGDGPFNMAETFDHKALATADARSNTATFVDVNTLEVTDQIDIEGEHRTDLPASAFQRLNPRITPDGKWLLIGNQDASAVSVINIAERRLEKLIPAGLGADIAFFPKGPAEGYAFVTNRYDNFVTVMKLNGDDPPTFHKNIPTGRIGSHYATFNQDWSEGVVSERPGRAYSVIDMTKLRETANVWVGGGPGPSEPDSSQDYTRAGPDMAVYVWFDRGKAMVHPERGEV, from the coding sequence ATGCCGGGGCGGAAGGCAACACACGCCTGGCTCGTCCGCGCGGCGGCGGCGGTGATACTCGTCGCGCCCCTCACCGCCTGGACTGCCGGGGAACGTGAGCTCGACCCCGCAACGGACAGGTTCGCCCTTGCCCCCAGGATCTACACGATAACTCCGTCCTCGGAGCCCGGCGCGATTAACGGGCCCTCCAGCGTCAAGGTCTGGGAGGCCGAGACGAACGACCTGATCAAAGAGGTGGCGGTGCCCTCCGACCGGTCGGACGGCGTCTCCAAGCCACACCACTTCATGGCCGTACCTGGACGCAACTTCGCGTTCGTGATGGCCTTCGCGCCGTCGTCGTCCATCAAGGTCTTCGACATGGTGACCAACGAATTCACCAACGAGATCCCCACCGGACTGGGCGCGCGACACCTGGAGTTCGACCCGAACGGCGCGATCGCCTACAGCGCGAACTTCGACGGTGACAGCATCAGCGTGATCAATATCAACGCGCAGCAGACCATGGCCACCATCCCGGTCGGTGATCGGCCCAATTACGTCGAGCACGTTCGAACCAAGAACGGGCCACGACTTTTCGTAAGCAACTTCGGCGAGGACACCGTCACCGTCATCGACGCGGACACCTACCAGGTCATCGACACGATCACGGTGGGAGACGGGCCGTTCAACATGGCCGAAACCTTCGACCACAAGGCACTCGCCACCGCCGATGCCCGCAGCAACACCGCGACGTTCGTCGACGTCAATACGCTCGAAGTGACCGACCAGATCGACATCGAGGGCGAGCACCGCACCGACCTCCCGGCGTCGGCGTTCCAGCGATTGAACCCTCGGATCACTCCCGACGGGAAGTGGCTCCTCATCGGCAACCAGGACGCCTCGGCCGTCAGTGTCATCAACATCGCCGAGCGCAGGCTGGAAAAGCTGATCCCCGCCGGTCTGGGCGCAGACATCGCCTTCTTCCCGAAAGGTCCGGCCGAAGGGTACGCGTTCGTGACCAACCGATACGACAACTTCGTGACCGTGATGAAGCTGAACGGCGACGACCCGCCGACGTTCCACAAGAACATCCCGACCGGGCGGATCGGCTCCCACTACGCCACCTTCAACCAGGACTGGAGTGAGGGAGTCGTCTCCGAGCGTCCAGGGCGCGCGTACTCGGTCATCGACATGACGAAGCTGAGGGAAACCGCGAACGTCTGGGTCGGCGGCGGCCCCGGCCCCTCCGAACCCGACTCCAGCCAGGACTACACCAGAGCCGGTCCCGACATGGCGGTGTACGTCTGGTTCGACAGGGGCAAGGCGATGGTGCACCCGGAGCGGGGCGAAGTCTGA
- a CDS encoding glutamine synthetase family protein, whose product MRNSHGMLTLDALRDLVAEGTVDTVLVAMTDMQGRLQGKRCAADYFLNEVVDHATEACNYLLAVDVDMNTVDGYAMSSWDRGYGDFVLRPDLATLRLLPWHEGTALVLCDVEWVEGGEVAVSPRQVLRRQLDRLAERGLAAYVGTELEFIVFDDTYEQAWQRGYRELTPANQYNVDYSMLGTARVEPLLRRIRNAMAGAGMYVESAKGECNPGQHEIAFRYTDALSTCDNHSIYKVGAKEIAAQQGKSLTFMAKYNEREGNSCHIHISLRSTEGEAVLAGDDEHGFSPLMRHFLAGQLACLRELTYFFAPNINSYKRYARGSFAPTSVAWGTDNRTCALRVVGHGDSLRVENRVPGGDVNPYLAVAALIAAGLHGIDNELPLEPENTGNAYESDAPTVPSTLRDAAESLRDSKVARAAFGDDVVEHYLNAARIEQAAFDAAVTDWERIRGFERL is encoded by the coding sequence ATGAGAAACAGTCACGGCATGCTCACCCTCGACGCACTGCGCGACCTCGTGGCCGAGGGCACCGTCGACACCGTGCTGGTCGCGATGACCGACATGCAGGGCCGGTTGCAGGGCAAGCGTTGCGCCGCCGACTACTTCCTCAACGAGGTGGTCGACCACGCCACGGAGGCCTGCAACTACCTGCTGGCCGTCGACGTCGACATGAACACCGTCGACGGTTACGCCATGTCCTCCTGGGACCGCGGCTACGGCGATTTCGTGCTGCGGCCCGACCTCGCAACGCTGCGCCTGCTGCCGTGGCACGAGGGCACAGCGCTGGTGCTGTGTGACGTCGAGTGGGTGGAGGGCGGTGAGGTGGCCGTCTCGCCAAGGCAGGTGCTGCGCCGCCAACTCGACCGGCTGGCCGAACGCGGGCTCGCGGCGTACGTGGGCACCGAGCTGGAGTTCATCGTCTTCGACGATACCTACGAGCAGGCCTGGCAGCGCGGCTACCGCGAGCTCACCCCGGCCAACCAGTACAACGTGGACTACTCGATGTTGGGAACGGCCAGGGTGGAACCGCTGCTGCGCCGGATTCGAAACGCGATGGCGGGCGCCGGGATGTACGTGGAGTCGGCCAAGGGCGAGTGCAACCCCGGCCAGCACGAGATCGCGTTCCGATACACCGACGCACTGTCCACCTGCGACAACCACAGCATCTACAAGGTCGGTGCCAAGGAGATCGCCGCGCAGCAGGGCAAGAGCCTGACCTTCATGGCCAAGTACAACGAGCGTGAGGGCAACTCCTGCCACATCCACATCAGCCTGCGTTCCACCGAAGGCGAGGCCGTGCTCGCCGGGGACGACGAACACGGTTTCTCCCCGCTCATGCGGCACTTCCTGGCCGGGCAACTGGCCTGCCTGCGGGAGCTGACGTACTTCTTCGCTCCCAACATCAACTCCTACAAGCGCTACGCGCGTGGCAGCTTCGCGCCCACCTCCGTCGCGTGGGGAACCGACAACCGCACCTGCGCCCTCCGGGTCGTCGGCCACGGCGATTCGCTGCGCGTGGAGAACCGCGTACCCGGCGGCGACGTCAACCCCTACCTGGCGGTCGCCGCGCTGATCGCCGCGGGCCTGCACGGGATCGACAACGAACTGCCGCTGGAGCCGGAGAACACCGGCAACGCCTACGAATCCGACGCGCCCACCGTGCCCTCGACACTGCGCGACGCGGCGGAGTCGCTTCGGGACAGCAAGGTGGCGCGCGCCGCGTTCGGCGACGACGTGGTGGAGCACTACCTCAACGCGGCGCGGATCGAGCAGGCCGCCTTCGATGCCGCGGTCACCGACTGGGAGCGCATCCGTGGCTTCGAGCGGCTCTGA
- a CDS encoding helix-turn-helix transcriptional regulator, whose translation MSDLSVTDPEVQCLRERERLLCRVRYLASLLVLGMAVIFDPLSRVGAVVLAAVAVGLSVYDSRRLARVRELPDVCRLRTGGLLADAAIAGLLFVLFAFDPEAMPIALFPFLVFRLAVHYGLFGALLGALVFFGVLLLRVHLQANVLAEGQPRPSLLLLWSSLVVLLIAFSREVRVHERARRAVLRERRRIANGFRETIETILVRYGIPADAPNATDVHAALREICEDGSIYRRALANQIAELLASTSTDLGLTRREMEILELLGRGRTYAGIASELFVTESTVRNHAHNIRRKLGLGTKAELVAFAADFLARRAKQAHRLPRQRPSHPGKGGPGWTAEVISSWHPSLPAVDGSPTAVGSPAGHRQAGGDLSHAKGSRRITAASGVAQDDSLRGGPAPEQRATS comes from the coding sequence ATGAGCGATCTCAGCGTCACCGACCCCGAGGTGCAGTGTCTGCGAGAGCGTGAGCGGCTACTGTGTCGTGTCCGTTACCTCGCCTCGCTGCTGGTTCTCGGCATGGCGGTGATCTTCGACCCGTTGAGCAGGGTGGGCGCCGTGGTGCTGGCCGCAGTGGCCGTCGGCCTGAGTGTCTACGACTCTCGTCGGCTCGCTCGGGTGCGCGAACTCCCCGATGTCTGTCGGTTGCGGACGGGCGGACTGCTCGCCGACGCCGCGATCGCCGGGCTGCTGTTCGTACTCTTCGCGTTCGACCCGGAAGCGATGCCGATCGCGCTGTTTCCCTTCCTGGTGTTCCGATTGGCGGTGCACTATGGCCTTTTCGGTGCATTGCTGGGGGCGCTCGTCTTCTTCGGAGTGCTGCTGCTGCGGGTGCATCTGCAGGCCAACGTGCTCGCGGAAGGCCAGCCGCGACCATCCCTGCTGCTGCTGTGGTCTTCGCTTGTGGTGCTGCTGATCGCCTTCTCGCGGGAGGTGCGCGTCCACGAGCGTGCCCGCAGGGCGGTTCTTCGCGAGCGGCGCAGGATCGCGAACGGGTTTCGCGAGACGATCGAGACGATCCTGGTGCGCTACGGCATTCCCGCGGACGCGCCGAACGCGACTGATGTGCACGCCGCGCTCCGCGAAATCTGCGAGGACGGGTCGATCTACCGACGTGCGTTGGCGAATCAGATCGCGGAGCTACTCGCGTCGACCAGTACGGACCTGGGCCTGACCCGGCGGGAGATGGAGATACTCGAACTGTTGGGCAGGGGCAGAACCTACGCGGGTATCGCGTCGGAGCTCTTCGTCACCGAGAGCACCGTTCGCAATCATGCTCACAACATCAGACGCAAGCTCGGGCTGGGCACGAAGGCGGAGCTCGTCGCGTTCGCCGCCGACTTCCTGGCACGGCGGGCCAAGCAGGCGCACCGGCTGCCGAGGCAGCGGCCTTCGCACCCGGGCAAGGGTGGTCCCGGCTGGACGGCCGAGGTGATCAGTTCGTGGCATCCCTCGCTGCCCGCGGTCGATGGATCGCCCACCGCGGTCGGCTCACCGGCGGGGCATCGACAGGCCGGCGGCGACCTCTCCCATGCCAAGGGGTCGCGCCGAATCACGGCGGCCTCCGGTGTCGCGCAGGACGATAGCCTGCGTGGTGGACCTGCGCCGGAGCAGCGGGCCACGTCGTAG
- a CDS encoding multicopper oxidase family protein translates to MLTRRDLLLAGSGVAAAMLLSLRDAPAREAAAARLPRFVDPLALPPTLRAGHDGGIRMTMRPGRQRVHAALSDTAIWGFDGGEGPTWPGPTIEAVRDVPLWIAQHNALGRQHLFRDSIDPATWHGTFPEFDGRELGEEQVGTPRAATHLHGARVAPGDDGFPDAWSLHGETINYHYPNQQHPLSQRAPALWYHDHAAAITRLNAYAGLAGFYLIRDPLEEELGLPAGLPYELPLMIQDRDFHEDGTLAYPPGPWVGNVQGAVAIVNGTAWPRHDVDRGVYRLRLLNAAQHRTFHLALDHGRFTVLGTDGGLLAKPVAGVRTVALAPAERLDVLVDFSSAPAGAKVRLLNVAPESNPPGPRISEIMRFDVGQQLGHRPGLPRRLDPWFELLDPRRARVRRRMLMQRLRPDRPASTANPWLLWYHDPAVPPGTYPGVGDGWRPGFWSDPAFVRPHAATTEVWSISNPAPVAHPIHLHLVQFQILARHNSAGRHRPVGYEGGWKDTVSIGPHETVDLLARFDLPDATPTPAAYPWHCHVLEHEDNDMMHAFTVV, encoded by the coding sequence ATGCTGACCCGACGCGACCTGCTACTCGCGGGCTCCGGCGTGGCCGCGGCGATGCTGCTGAGCCTGCGCGACGCTCCAGCTCGCGAGGCAGCCGCCGCGCGACTGCCTCGCTTCGTCGATCCACTCGCGTTACCCCCCACGTTGCGAGCAGGTCATGACGGGGGTATCCGGATGACGATGCGCCCAGGACGGCAGCGCGTGCACGCGGCATTGTCGGACACTGCGATCTGGGGCTTCGACGGCGGCGAAGGGCCGACGTGGCCAGGACCCACCATCGAGGCCGTCCGGGACGTTCCACTGTGGATCGCCCAGCACAACGCGCTCGGCAGGCAGCACCTGTTCCGCGACTCGATCGACCCCGCGACGTGGCACGGGACGTTCCCCGAGTTCGACGGGCGCGAGCTCGGTGAGGAACAGGTGGGCACGCCGCGGGCTGCCACCCACCTGCACGGCGCGCGGGTCGCACCCGGTGACGACGGCTTCCCCGACGCGTGGTCGCTGCACGGTGAGACGATCAACTACCACTACCCGAACCAGCAGCACCCGCTCAGCCAGCGCGCCCCGGCGTTGTGGTACCACGATCACGCGGCCGCGATCACCCGGCTGAACGCCTACGCCGGGCTCGCCGGCTTCTACCTGATCCGCGATCCGCTCGAGGAGGAACTCGGCCTGCCCGCCGGGCTTCCCTACGAATTGCCGCTGATGATCCAGGACCGCGACTTCCACGAGGACGGCACGCTGGCTTACCCACCCGGCCCGTGGGTCGGGAACGTGCAGGGCGCCGTCGCGATCGTCAACGGCACCGCGTGGCCGCGCCATGATGTGGACCGCGGGGTCTACCGCCTGCGGCTACTCAACGCCGCCCAGCACCGCACATTCCACCTGGCCCTGGACCATGGCAGGTTCACCGTGCTCGGCACGGACGGGGGATTGCTGGCCAAGCCGGTGGCAGGCGTGCGAACGGTCGCACTGGCCCCGGCGGAACGACTCGACGTCCTCGTCGACTTCTCCTCCGCGCCGGCGGGCGCGAAGGTGCGCCTGCTCAACGTCGCGCCCGAGTCGAACCCACCAGGGCCGCGGATCAGCGAGATCATGCGGTTCGATGTCGGCCAACAGCTGGGGCACAGACCGGGGTTGCCGCGGCGGCTCGATCCGTGGTTCGAGTTGCTCGACCCGCGACGGGCCCGGGTGCGGCGGCGCATGCTGATGCAGCGGCTACGGCCGGACCGTCCAGCCTCGACCGCCAACCCGTGGCTGCTGTGGTATCACGACCCTGCGGTCCCGCCTGGGACGTACCCGGGCGTCGGTGACGGCTGGCGTCCTGGGTTCTGGAGCGACCCGGCGTTCGTCCGTCCCCATGCCGCTACGACGGAGGTCTGGTCGATCAGCAACCCGGCGCCGGTCGCGCATCCGATCCACCTGCACCTCGTGCAGTTCCAGATCCTGGCCCGGCACAACTCCGCAGGCCGACACCGGCCCGTCGGGTACGAAGGCGGCTGGAAGGACACGGTGTCGATCGGTCCACACGAGACCGTGGACCTCCTCGCCCGCTTCGACCTTCCGGACGCGACGCCCACTCCCGCCGCGTACCCCTGGCACTGTCATGTGCTCGAGCACGAGGACAACGACATGATGCATGCCTTCACGGTCGTCTGA
- a CDS encoding GNAT family N-acetyltransferase: protein MPSGSEPTLATDLQERAARALPAEHVERLGGWWLRHAPGCAWWVGTVLPHGTADGPGELAVRVTEVERYYAERGSQARFQITAGVAPEGLDELLAERGYRRHGLMSLRAAPTCRVLERAGSGSPCLRVQERPTRAWFETWHAVSGTDTDPSGEWALLRRVRSLSAYACALAGDEVVAVGRAVADTGWAGLFGMATRARARGRGAARGVLAALARWADANGADHLYLQVERDNAAAVRLYEGMGFGEVSEYHYRVAT from the coding sequence GTGCCCAGCGGATCCGAACCCACGCTCGCGACAGACCTGCAGGAGCGGGCGGCGCGTGCTCTCCCTGCCGAGCACGTCGAACGTCTTGGAGGGTGGTGGCTGCGCCACGCACCGGGCTGTGCTTGGTGGGTGGGGACGGTACTGCCCCACGGGACCGCCGACGGGCCAGGCGAACTGGCGGTCAGGGTTACCGAGGTGGAGCGGTACTACGCGGAAAGGGGATCACAAGCTCGGTTCCAGATCACCGCGGGAGTGGCTCCCGAAGGGCTTGACGAACTGCTGGCCGAACGCGGGTACCGGCGGCACGGGCTGATGTCGTTGCGGGCGGCGCCGACCTGCCGGGTGCTGGAGCGCGCCGGGTCCGGCTCGCCGTGCCTGCGAGTGCAGGAGCGGCCCACCCGTGCCTGGTTCGAGACCTGGCACGCCGTGTCCGGCACCGACACCGATCCGAGCGGCGAGTGGGCGCTGCTTCGGCGGGTGCGCTCGCTCTCCGCATACGCTTGCGCGCTCGCCGGGGACGAGGTCGTCGCGGTCGGCCGCGCGGTCGCCGACACCGGCTGGGCGGGGCTGTTCGGGATGGCCACCCGAGCGCGGGCGCGTGGCAGGGGAGCGGCACGTGGCGTGCTCGCCGCACTGGCGAGGTGGGCGGACGCGAACGGAGCCGACCACCTTTACCTGCAGGTGGAACGCGACAACGCGGCGGCCGTGCGGCTGTACGAGGGGATGGGATTCGGCGAGGTCAGTGAATACCACTACCGGGTCGCGACCTGA
- a CDS encoding gamma-glutamyl-gamma-aminobutyrate hydrolase family protein: MASSGSDPGPLIGISTYVERARWGVWDTEAVLLHRDYVDCVLRAGGVPVLLPSLGDGHAAAIGAVSGLVLAGGADVDPARYGAEPHPATVTRPERDAAELALLGAALQRSVPVLAVCRGMELLNVALGGTLTQHLPERIGDTGHQPAPGVYGTTEVRLEPGSRVGAILGESAGCRCYHHQAVERLGTGLRAVGWTADGTVEAIEVPGEPFVVGVQWHPEQTGDDVRLFAALVKEAANR, from the coding sequence GTGGCTTCGAGCGGCTCTGACCCCGGTCCCCTCATCGGCATCTCCACCTATGTGGAGCGCGCCAGGTGGGGGGTGTGGGACACCGAGGCGGTATTGCTGCACCGTGACTACGTCGACTGCGTGCTGCGCGCGGGTGGTGTTCCGGTGCTGCTGCCCTCACTCGGTGACGGCCACGCCGCGGCGATCGGCGCCGTGTCCGGTCTCGTGCTCGCGGGAGGGGCCGATGTGGACCCCGCCCGTTACGGCGCCGAGCCCCATCCGGCCACGGTGACCCGGCCGGAGCGCGACGCCGCCGAGTTGGCCCTGCTCGGCGCGGCGCTGCAGCGTTCGGTACCGGTGCTGGCCGTGTGCAGGGGGATGGAACTGCTCAACGTGGCACTCGGCGGCACGCTCACCCAGCACCTGCCCGAGCGCATCGGGGACACCGGACACCAGCCCGCTCCCGGCGTCTACGGCACCACCGAGGTGCGGCTGGAGCCGGGCAGCCGCGTCGGCGCGATCCTGGGGGAGAGCGCCGGTTGCCGGTGCTACCACCACCAGGCCGTGGAGCGGCTGGGCACCGGGCTGCGCGCGGTCGGTTGGACGGCCGACGGCACGGTCGAGGCGATCGAGGTGCCAGGTGAACCGTTCGTGGTGGGGGTGCAGTGGCACCCCGAACAGACCGGTGACGACGTGCGCCTGTTCGCGGCGCTGGTGAAGGAGGCTGCCAACCGATGA
- a CDS encoding SAM-dependent methyltransferase: MSGLSARLAAIVDALPLAPGMRVLEIGGAPGAAAKAVARRVGGTGGETGGHVLMIDRSANGIALTRQNASAEIEAGMLSVRQVAAEEFHLLPGEAPFELAFAVRVGALDGRHPRAGKVALRRIADALTPSGRLFIDGGDPLRELQLPPREGS; encoded by the coding sequence ATGAGCGGACTGTCCGCGCGGCTGGCCGCGATCGTCGACGCACTACCACTCGCGCCGGGGATGCGCGTCCTGGAGATCGGTGGCGCTCCCGGCGCCGCGGCGAAGGCCGTCGCCCGGCGGGTAGGCGGGACAGGCGGGGAAACCGGCGGCCACGTGCTGATGATCGACCGCTCCGCCAACGGAATCGCGCTCACCCGGCAGAACGCGTCCGCCGAGATCGAAGCGGGCATGCTCAGCGTCCGCCAGGTCGCCGCGGAGGAGTTTCACCTGCTGCCAGGAGAAGCTCCGTTCGAGCTGGCTTTCGCCGTTCGGGTCGGCGCCCTCGACGGACGGCATCCCCGTGCAGGCAAGGTCGCACTCCGGCGTATCGCCGATGCTCTCACCCCGTCCGGGCGGCTGTTCATCGACGGCGGCGACCCGCTGCGTGAACTCCAACTCCCACCACGCGAGGGTTCCTGA
- a CDS encoding bifunctional metallophosphatase/5'-nucleotidase, translated as MVEPGEAEDGAMRHQHDSNDPTGRAPTADGEPGDGHGSPMGRRGLLKALGAAGLAVGLGPVVAAHAGEGPAARQAMSRSRAVASGAASHLTILQTADFHGQLETHDEFFWENDRPVFRRTGGFARIKSLVDQVRAENPGGTVLADCGDCFQGSGYAALSRGEVMAPIMREMGYDLVLPGNWEVVYGKDQLLKVINDYGSPVICTNMFHDENGQPGDFLFRPHHVLEVAGTRIGVIGFNEPRVPVRQDPEYSVGMKFTFPEYNAAEHIRMLREGEGCALVLAMTHMGIAQQVGLASHDYMAGVDYILGADTHERIRNPIQGEQCRVTEPGAFGSFVGRLDVVVENGKVREQGYELMEVAQRRYTEEPRMRATVSRSAGPYAARLEKVIGHTRTPLMRYYILETPMDNMITDAMFEKARPDVALSNGFRFCPPLVPGPSGLARITEDYLWSMLPVNAGAQSADVQGSLLRPWLEKELNNVFASDPTERFGGWVVRMRGMEVNFTAGKPFGERVNSIKIGGEPVDPDRMYRVVACERGGDPSDVLCRIKGVRNKTTLGFTLHDAVREYLRIHSPISPRLEGRVTATDLPPTSLGQFPGTDYEFR; from the coding sequence GTGGTGGAACCCGGAGAAGCGGAGGACGGCGCGATGCGTCACCAGCACGACAGCAACGACCCCACCGGCCGAGCGCCCACGGCGGACGGCGAGCCTGGCGACGGCCACGGGTCCCCGATGGGTCGCCGCGGCCTACTCAAGGCGCTCGGCGCGGCGGGGCTCGCCGTCGGGCTCGGCCCGGTGGTCGCCGCACACGCGGGCGAGGGACCTGCTGCCAGGCAGGCGATGAGCCGAAGCCGGGCCGTCGCCAGCGGCGCCGCGAGCCACCTGACGATCTTGCAGACCGCCGACTTCCACGGCCAACTCGAGACGCACGATGAGTTCTTCTGGGAGAACGACCGCCCCGTCTTCCGCCGGACCGGAGGTTTCGCCCGGATCAAGAGCCTCGTCGACCAGGTTCGAGCGGAGAACCCGGGCGGGACCGTGCTGGCCGACTGCGGTGACTGTTTCCAGGGCAGCGGCTACGCGGCGCTGAGCCGGGGCGAGGTGATGGCCCCGATCATGCGCGAAATGGGCTACGACCTCGTTCTCCCCGGCAACTGGGAGGTCGTCTACGGCAAGGACCAGCTACTGAAGGTGATCAACGACTACGGCTCCCCCGTCATCTGCACCAACATGTTCCACGACGAGAACGGGCAACCGGGTGACTTCCTCTTCAGACCCCACCACGTGTTGGAGGTCGCCGGCACGCGTATCGGGGTGATCGGCTTCAACGAACCTCGAGTTCCCGTCCGTCAGGACCCGGAATACAGCGTCGGCATGAAGTTCACCTTTCCCGAGTACAACGCGGCCGAGCACATCCGCATGCTGCGCGAGGGCGAGGGCTGTGCCCTCGTGCTGGCGATGACCCACATGGGCATCGCGCAGCAGGTGGGATTGGCTTCGCACGACTACATGGCCGGCGTCGACTACATCCTCGGCGCAGACACCCACGAACGTATCCGCAACCCCATCCAGGGCGAGCAGTGCCGCGTCACCGAGCCGGGCGCGTTCGGGTCGTTCGTCGGTCGGCTCGACGTGGTGGTGGAGAACGGCAAGGTCCGGGAGCAGGGCTACGAGCTGATGGAGGTGGCGCAGCGCCGCTACACCGAGGAACCGCGCATGCGGGCAACCGTCAGCAGGTCGGCCGGGCCGTACGCGGCCCGCTTGGAGAAGGTGATCGGCCATACGAGGACCCCGCTGATGCGTTACTACATCCTCGAGACGCCGATGGACAACATGATCACCGATGCGATGTTCGAGAAGGCGCGCCCGGACGTCGCGCTGTCCAACGGATTCCGCTTCTGCCCACCGCTGGTGCCGGGGCCGAGCGGCCTGGCCCGGATCACCGAGGACTACCTCTGGAGCATGCTGCCCGTCAACGCCGGGGCCCAGTCGGCCGACGTGCAGGGCTCCTTGCTGCGGCCATGGCTGGAAAAGGAGCTCAACAACGTCTTCGCCTCCGACCCGACCGAACGCTTCGGTGGCTGGGTGGTGCGGATGCGCGGTATGGAAGTGAACTTCACCGCGGGCAAACCGTTCGGCGAGCGGGTGAACTCGATCAAGATCGGTGGTGAGCCCGTCGACCCGGACCGGATGTACCGGGTCGTGGCCTGCGAGCGCGGTGGCGATCCCTCGGACGTGCTGTGCCGCATCAAGGGTGTGCGCAACAAGACCACGCTCGGTTTCACGCTTCACGACGCGGTACGTGAGTACTTGCGAATCCACTCCCCGATCTCCCCTCGGCTGGAAGGCAGGGTCACCGCCACCGACTTGCCGCCAACCTCGCTCGGGCAGTTCCCCGGCACCGACTACGAGTTCCGCTGA